Within the Aspergillus luchuensis IFO 4308 DNA, chromosome 5, nearly complete sequence genome, the region TTCCATTCTGGCAGCTTCTTTGTAGCATTCCGCCACTCCTGGTCACGATATTGTGAGCGGAAACTCATAAGGCATAAGCACAGTACCCGAGCAACAGCTGTTAGCGGCTGTTGTAGAGAACTCAGTTTATTATCCGCATTAATTTCCATGTTGGGTTCACAGAGATGGTAGTATAAGGTGCCCGGATCATCATAAGGGACCCGTAGCAAAACAATTGCAAATCCGTTAGTCAGATATGAGTACTCGAGCCCTTCCTGGAGCATGACATGATATTCCTGAACCACAGCCGAGCCGGTTAACCAGGTTGCATTATATCTCAACTTTTCAGGCCCCTCTGAGGGAACAGAGTCCGGTCTGACCACCTCATTCCAGAACCGCATTGGTCGCAAACCCGCTCGAAGATTCTGAACTGATAGCTTATGGGGCGGCTTGTATTCAACAGTCATAATAATTGTACTTTGATCACCGTCGACACGGTGAATGCAATATTGATCCGGTCGGGAATTCGCTGATTTATCCGTTTTAGACTGTCCCGTATCGATCGCATCAAGGGCATTTGCGTGGTTATCGAACTGAATTCCATTACCTAACTGAAATTCCTCTCGAGCAGCATGTATTTTGCAGAGTTCCGCGATAATATCACGAACATGGTTCTCCACCCCGAATCTCTCATAGCTTTGTAGATCCTGCTCACTGCTTATAGCTCTCTTCTTAAACTCTTCCCCAAACCCCTTTAGGACAGTACGTGACGGGAATAATTGTGCAGCAGGCTGTTTAGGCGGTGCCAAATAGGTGCAAACAGAGTGATAGATCTCTTGCTGTATAGCTGTGCACTCGGTCCAAGGCAGAAGCTGCAGCGGACAGCGTTTCCCCTTAGGTGCCGGAACCGTTCCCGTCGTAGAACGGGACGGACTTTCGACTCTCAGGCATAGAGAAGTATAGTTGTGGCAGTATCGAATTAGCTCTGCAAAGGTGGTTCGTCTTGTTTGCTCTCTTTCCTGGTCCCTTTCCTGCTCTGCTTGCCGTTGGCGTTCTTCTGCTTGTCTCCTAAGCTCTGCTTGCCGCTGGCGTTCCTCCTCAGCCCTCAGAAAGAGCGCTTTGTAGTCCGGTGGGCTGCTGTTAGCCATCTGCTTGATGTCGGTTCCTGGAGGGGAGGTAGTTCTGGTCGACCTTTATCTCGCGAGCATGCGGAGACGGTCGCAGTAATATGTCAGCTGATCATGGAAGTCGGTTAAAAGATAGTCCGTACCAAATGGCGGCCAATTAGCTTGCTGGGTTCAGCGCTCTCGATGACACCTGGATCCCTAACCTGGAAATGGACGGCCTAAACATTTCTTCGCGGAGCAGCTTACTCTGTAATTAGCTGGAATGTTTCTAACCCCGCAAGCCACTGCGTCCGTGCTATCCGCCCTGTAATGAAGCTTCTTATTTTGCTGAATAGATTTGTTCACGGTTTACCATTGTCTAAGCGCGCATGCTCAAAGGGTCGGCGAAAGTAATCTTCCGGGCATGAAAGGGCGGCCAATGAAAACTCTCAACACGCCTAAGCTTATAACCCGAGCAGCCAAATTTATGATACCGAGTTAGCTCCGTGGCCAAGTCAGAGCTATTGAACGGGGAAAACGGGTCAGGTGGAGACAGGCTTAAGCGGAGTCAAGAATGCAGTTCCTGCCTAGCCACAATTTTCTAGAGTGGCTGGGACGGAGTATGAATAGATCCGAAACCCGAATCCGGGCAGCTAAATGAAACGAAAAAGGTAACTCAACTCAAACGAGTTCGCTGAGGAATCACTTCAGGAGGGCGGGAAGGCGGTCCACCAGAACCTTATGGTACGGCCTGTCATATTGGAGTTTATCTTGAATTCAAAATAAGGTCGAAGTAATAGAATCCTTTTGCAGCAACttaaaaaacaaaaaaatcCCATGCCCCTGAACAGCACCTGATCGCCCTCTACCAGCCCAGAGTCCCCAGGAATTCAAAAGCATCCAGTATGATGCCTTTTTGTTTTGGTAAAAACAGAGCTGCACCCATGTTTTCTATCTCCATTCGCGTCGCCCACCGGAATTGTTGGTGCTCGGCAGGATTGAGTACTACCTTTGTCAACAGTTGCTCAGGCTCTTTGCTCTCGTGCACGTTCACAATAAATATGAACTTGCACACTTGTCGGTTTCCTTTCGGCCACACGTCCTGCATGACatcaagaaaagcagaaataTGAAGTTGGATCTTCTCACGACACTCACGAACAGCACCATGCACAATAGACTTGTCGCTCCGCTCGACGGCCCCACCAGGACATTCCCAGGTGTCTTTGTGGCTGACTCTCTCCGACCTCTTGACGAGAAGCACGCGATCCTTCAAAGGTGAAAAGATGAGGACTCCAACTTCCAAGTCAGACGGTGCTTCAGAAAGGGGGCGGCGGAATTGTTCGAGGTGTTGCGGGACTTGAAAAGCCGACATTTCTTCCTGCACTGCATCCATTCGACACAGGAGATTTTGCACTTGGTCTTCTGTATCACGGATAAATTCCCGGCGCTTGTAGTCCCAGAGCAAAACATATCTGTGAGATGTTAGAGCCGGTGTTACCTACGAGAGTCCTGGTTTGAACTTACACGAACTCGGTACATCTGTAGTCACAATCTTCATATGAATTCCATATGTGAGATGCAATACCTCTGAGGTCCGGGCACTTATACGTGAccgggaagatgatggtggcgATAGCTTTCTCACGTGGAATGTCTTGAATCCACTTTATTGAGATGTTCTTCTCCCGGCTCACACTTGTCGTGCTCCCGGAAGGATGAGTATAGGTGATTAGCCAGTGGTAGTCACAATCCCCATGTACACACCAAAGCTCAATGGAACTGATAGGAATGTCATGGCCAGGACAGCCCGCAAGCTCAAGAGTGTTCATTTCATTGGACATGGTTAGAATATGTGaaagagatggagaaaatGATCCCAGAGTAGTCTAATATTGCGATTGTCTACCCTTCCGtcggatggaggggaggtgtCGTATTATATGATATGCCTGGTTCCGGCAGCACGATGATCTCTTTGTTGGGATGAGTGCTAAGAGATGTCGATATAGTCTTGGGATATCGATACTCTAATACAATAGCCTCTCTGGTTGGGTTCCAGTGCTCACGCGTGTCCTGGAGTAGAGCAGGAGATGGATCTTGGAGTTCGATATCTTCACCCCACGAGAATGTGCTGGAGTAACGACGCTCTCTTTTTGAGTCTTGGAGTTTTGAAAGAAGTGCTTTTATCTTGTGAAGCAAAGACAAGTTGAAACGAGCCATATAATAACAACAGGTTGCTGTGATAAATTGAAGATTGGAATGAATGATATACACCAAGGTTTGAGACAGTGGATATGTAAACcatgattatatttatagctgTTACTTGGGAAGCTCTCGTCCCCTCCCTGCTCCAGTAATGACCGTATCTCCTACATATCATTCCTTTAACAAAAGTACGCTGCAGATGCGAAAACTTGGACGCACGATCTGAAAAGCATCTATTGCTAGCTTTCATGTTGGTTGAGTCTTCCCATACTGTCTCATCCAGGGGCCCATTAACAAGTTCAAAAGATCATATGTGATCGTCATTATCGTTGGCGCCGCCGGACGCCAATCACCACGCTTGGCCCCATTTTACCACGCGATGTCGACAAATCAGAGATCGTACAGCCTCTCGTAGCGGCGATACTTTTGCGAACCTGCATAAATTGACAATCCGCACAACTTTTCCCTCGTGATTACCCCTCCCCAAGCCCACTTCTTAATGGCTCTGCTCCCTTACTTcgttctttcctttctctttttcttcctttcacTATTCTATGTGACCTTTCACTCTTCGAATAACCGAGTCATgtctgccgctgctgccgtCTCCCAGCTACGAGGACTCTTGGAAAAAGCCAACCTGTTGATACCTAAAATATCGAAAATTTACCCCAATGAAGAGCAATGGGAAGCACTTGGCGACATAAGCAAAAGTCTTACAACAACTGCGACCAGAATAGAAAACGCGATCCGAGCGTCAAAAGAGTCGCGTGCAGAAAGAGCATGGAAGGAAAGCGAAAAGCTTCGGTCTCATGCCTTGGCGTGTAAAGGGGAGCTATTGACTAACGGCCGGCTGAAGCAACCGCCGGTATTCAGGCGAAATATTACGACTATATTCGAAGGTCCGAAAGACTCAAAGTTCGACTCCGAGGACGTCAAGGTCCGAAAAGCCTTGACCCGACAAAGATGTGAGCAGATTCGGCAACTCAGTCCCAGCGGTGTGATTTCATGGGCAATGGCATACGCGCCAAGCCTATGGGCGGCAGGTTCGATGTCAATGGAGGTCTTTACCTGTCTTCTTGATGACATCGAGCCTGACCAATGTCCACCGTGGCCATCAATCATTGGAGAAACTTTACACATGCTCTTAGACGACGAAGAGTTTTTGTCGGCATCGTTAGAATACCGTGAATTTCTGAAAGGTCCTTCAAACAAAATGATCACCTTTTGCAAGATAGATATTGATTCTTTCTGCAGCATTTGACTGTTTACCGGATGTCCGCCTAGACCGCCCAAGAAAACGGAGTAGATTAGACAATGGGCACAGTGAGGGGAGGACTCAGATGAGCCAAACTTCCCCTTTTGATGAGAAACGAGGTACGATGGCTTTATTTAGCATTTGTCGCATggctaataataataatttagaaatGAAGCATATGTACACAAATCCCGACCCTGTCTGCATAGACAGACTTCCAGAGCCATTTCAGACCGCTGTCAGAGAAAGCCGGCTCTGGAAGTGGGAAAGGAGCCAGGGCATGAAAACAACAGGTTGTCTAAGCACACTGTTTCCAATGGACAACACACAGGATGTCTCTTTGACAATCTGGTGTGGAAACGCGGAAGCGTATAACATCAACGACGAATTTGAGTTAGAGCTTGCAGCCTCATCTCAGCATTTGAAATAAACGGTTCCACCTCTGATGAATATTGTGTAGCCTGCAGGTACCAAATAGTCGCAGAATTCAATCGTCGGCGTCTCATTGTTGATATGTGCTTTGTAGTCATCCGTCTGCTGGTTGTAGATGGAAAGATAGTAGCCcttgaaaaaaatatatctgtCATGGTCGACCGGTGGAAACAGATGACTCGGAAcggcttcttctcgtccagcaAGCGCGTCGTCTCCTCTCTGAATACCAAGCTTGTGTTAGCTATTGGCAATAGAAACTTGAGAGAAGAGATCTCTGACCGCCATAACTTGATATGAACGCGGCTTTTTTTGACTGAAAGCCGACTGTGATTTGGCTGTTGACAGTGAAAATCTTGAGAAGCAAAATCCGTCAGCTGCGACGACTTAAGAACTTGTCGCGCGGCGTTTAGAGGATTGCTGGTAAGTTCAGAAGTATAGAATAGGCTGTTTGTAGAGGAGAATGGGGCTCCTGGTCGATATtagaatggaagaggacaCGATGTTGGGTATCAAAGCGAGGGGTAACGAGGAAGTCAGGTGTGGCACCAAATGCGACCGATCCGTCCACCCCACATTCAGTGGGAGCCATCTAATTCAGGCAGAAAACTTTCGTCATAATTAGAGCTCATCCGAGACCCAGAATCGGTTTCACACCTGTGAAAGAGTCCATCGCGTAGTCTACAACTCCCATAAGAAGGGCGGTAGATCATCGACTTATCCAAGCAACTTCCACCTGTATGGTCACCCAAACGCATTGCCTTTGGTTTCCAGATGCCTAACTACATGCGATGCGACTGTCGGATCTTTTTTCAATCATCACGTGAAGGTGCACAGCGGAGCTTCTGGGCAAGTATGCAGGAGATGGGGTGTGGAAAGAAGTAGGGAAGAAAGTGAGTACATACAAAATagtgaggaaagaagagggacaaGAAAGCTTAGAGCAAGCCCCTGCTTAATGCCGGCTTGACAAGATTCTCACTGCTGGTAGGGAAGACAGCCATTGTGGCTAACTCACCAGTTACGTCGACTTCAGGATGTGCCTCAAGAAGTTGTTGGTCTGCAGTTCCTTACAATACTATGAAGGCTAACGCTAGTTAAAAGCAAGATATCACACTTATTGCGGTCTTACATGATCTCTCCCTCGCACCTCTTTTGCCTGAATGAACAAGGTTACAGAAGTTCGCTGCTTCTTCGATTTATGCAGGCTCGCAGAAGTACATCAGGCTAAGACGGAGATAGGACATCAGTATCGTGTACGATTGGTGGCTTGAGGCTGCGTGAGGCTGCCCGGTGCTGCCACATTAGCCCACTGCCTCGCAGTAAGAGCAAATCAGGAGCACCAGCCGTACTCCGCTCATTATCCGTGCCAACCAGCGTACGGCCGGGAAAGGTTGACACAGCCTCGCGCTAATGCATGATATGGCTTCCGATTCAAGGCTAGTGAAAGGCGGTTATGCGTGCTGACTGCATCTACCCCTCCTTGTCGTGCACAGGGGCGGCCGCCTGGCCAAGTCTACCATGtccaccaactccaactccgGATGAGTGGATCTACAGTGCCTATTTCGTAAGCACCGTATCGCCGATACCATCCTAATGAGCACGAAGGTCCTAGTCTTATAGATTTAACTTCATTCTTTTCGAACATTCCAAATACAAATATTCTCTCTTaccctccaccatcctcctctcaTCCCTCTACAGACTTCCCTCCTAGCATCGGCCATTCACAATAAACAATCATTCAACACCCACCATCGTTTGGGTATTGTCCAACATTGACATTGTGTTACACCTCGAGTGAGTTGAGCATCGCCAGGCATACTCTCAGTCAGAGATACTGACATGTATGAACTCCAATAGAAATCATGTGCAAGCAAATGCTCGACAAGACTGTCTATCTCTGCCGGCATATAGTTGAATCCCCTGGAGTCGTCCTGCCACACGATGAGTGCGGCAGTTGTGGTATAATTAAGGCAACAGGTTACTTTGGTCAGACAACCAAAAGGGACCCATGCCCTGATTGTATTGCCAATGATGTTTATGTGAAGGTCAATGGGAAGTGGCAGAAGGCTTGAACTTGATGACACCACATCAGTAAGTGAATAATAGTTGTGATTCTGTGACGGAGGACTTATACTAGTCGAAGTCAGAATCGGTCCTTTTTGGACACATTCGGTCTCGACACAAATGGGATTCCTTATATTTGCTGTGAATTTTATCTGAGAGCTGAAAGTTGAATAAAGCTATCTTGTTATTTTGaccttattattataaaacgTGTCCGCACTTTGCCCAGCTTAGTCCTCAACAAGCCCACCTAGTGCAGTGGTAAGTGATTTTGTGGAAGATAGTTGTTCCGGATATTGTAGATCGGTCGTAGGGATTGCAGGCACAGTGATATGAGAACGTTATACACTAAACACCACACACAACGGACGCACATATTCGTCCGACTAATTCTACTCTTGAATGGATTATCCCTTTCTCCTACTTACCAGACCGTGCTGGTGTTCAGATTCTCCCTGTAGCGAGCCGTCTGCTTGTGACTATCTGGACGCGGTTGGGAGGACCGAGTTTGCATGATGGAATAGTTTGGATTTGACGATAAGAACAAACATGGCTGAatctggatgatgaagggaaGGCGCTCCTTATTATAGGTCATACCAAGCACCACCCATCAGACAAATTTCTCTTGCTTCCCCCCCAGACTCGATACCCTCATTTGAATGCACAGGATTATTTCGATTTCCTTTTGGCTGTAACACTGCCCACAGACCGGCTTCTAGCCCCGTCCCGTCTTTACTAGGTAGGAGCTTTTTGATGAAAGGAGGAAATAGAGCCCTGGGCCGAAGGAATCAAGGGAGAAAAAGTTGGCCGGTTTCCACACGAGGCAGCTCACTGTGGAAGAGGGGACTTGGCCCGGAGACATTTAGTCACGTGATCCAACCCTTGCGACGTCTTTACCGTTTCcccctttctccttcctctttcctcctaTGTTTCTCTATCTTTGCCTTTCTTGCTATGGATATCAAACGCCAATTTCCTGGTGTGTactgggtttggggaggaggcATCTCCTTTGTCTATGAGGTCCATCCTCTCATCGTGGTCAAGGTTCCCAAGTCCGGtcaggaagagagagagaaatttCGGAAAGAGCTTAAGATCTATGAGATTCTATCCCAGCATCCGCCCTGCCCCTCTCTGGTGGAGTGTTTCCACTATACGCCAGACGGAATCTTCCTTGAGTATATGAGAGGTGGGACCCCCTATTGATATGCTAACAATATACCCACTAACTGCGTTTCTAGATATTTCCCTTGCTTATAGGAGACAATTCAATCTTACCCGGGACCACAAAACTCGTGTGGTTACTGAAGTGGGAGAGCTGGAACCCCTGGCAATACGAAAGTTGTGTTAGTAGACCCTTAATGACTGCTTATAAAGAACTGACCTCTTAATATACATAGGGATGAACGATCTTGCTCAAGGTGTTGCTTTCCTCGGATCGCTTAACCTCGCTCATGGTGACCTGCGACCGGAAAATGTCCTGCTTGATCGTAACCGACTCAAACTATCGGATTTCGATTGCACGGCCGAATTTGGAACAGATTTCGAAACTTGCCCTTGCCCATATGGAAGACTACTCAATGGTAACGAGGCAGACCAAGGAATACCAGGAACTGCCGGCTTCCTAGGTCCTCGGACAGAGCAGTTCGCCCTCGGTTCACTGTACTACTTAATAAACTACGGCTTTGAGGTCTATGATGATCAATGTCTTGCCGACGATCCTTACGAGCATGGACCTAAGGTCATGGACTTACTACAGGACATGAAGTTTCCGAAGCTCGATGGCGACCCGCTTATTGACGATATCATCGATAAATGCTGGCACAACCAATATCGCACGCTTGCGGACCTGGCCACGCACGTAGAGACGTTGCTTAAGGAATCACCAAGCGATGCACTGATCCAGGAAACAGCCTCCACTCCGGGATGGCGCAAAGCTATAGACAGTATACTGCGTCGGTTGTGGTACAGCCCCGGTGCCCAATGGAGGAGCAACGGTGAGGTAATCAATGGTGACGACTATTACAAGGTGGATCAGAACCACTCTGGTGAGCATTTCTCTTCAAAACAGAGATTCTGCCAGGACTTGGAGAAGCGTGGACTTCTGCGCCTACTTACTTTGAGTAAGCCCACGGAGCTTGGATTCAGCATGGAGCACAGGCATTTGTCACCAACTACTCCAGCGAactgagaaggagaggactACTTTGGAGGGTGTTTAGAGATTTCGGAAcgttttttccttttccatttccttttcctttcttttcctttcttttcctttcttttcctttcttttcctttcctttcctttcctttcctttccttttcttttcttttcttttcttttcttttctttttttttcctttttttcctttttcttttcttttcttttcttttcttttcttttcttttcttttcttttcttttcttttctttccttttctttcctttcctttctttttattttttctttttttccggTTAGGGCTGGTTaattataacttatatatatatactgtcaGGTTACTCGGAGCGCGGTGTTAAAAAGACCCAGAGAAGGCTATTGTATGCAATGTCCCGCTTGCCATCATGTAATGGATTTGTAAAATGAATACGATCACATCCTGTTGCATGCCAAAAGATGCCCTCGAATGGCCCGCTTTGTTCTGCACAGTGAGTGAGCTTCCAGCAGGGAAGTCGTATGGCCTATTCAGGTGACAGAGTTACAGCCTAAGCCTAAAATAGTTCATGCGGTTAGTAAGCTTGTTTTGACTTTTGACTCGCTAGTGGAGCGCTGGCTTCGACGAATCAAATCACGATTCCCAAAAAGTTCCcctttcattctcctccccattgGCATCTTGAGTAATGTGTAGAGTGATGCTGCTTTAGACAGGATACTTGATATCATCGACGAGATTACGCACAGCATATTCTTGATATCGGAAACGGTAAGGGCATTTGGGCGATGTAAGTGGATAACCAAATCCCCAGTCACGACAAAAATAATCTCTCTGACCAGACTTAGGGATGTCGCTGACATATTCCCGAGCGGCAGCCTTATCGCTGACACAGCATGGCTACCGCTTGAGGCGACAACCTTTTTTCACCTCCTGCCGCCTGGGCCAAATCGCAGGAACCCATGGGCGGGCATGCATTCACACTTTGTCTGTTTTCTTCTAACCCTGTAGCTCAATTTATCATAGCGGCGCTGACGGCTTGGTACAGTAGTGGGTCTCTTTTTGCGGGCCGAGTGATGGGGGCTTTCATTGGTTGCGAATCGAGCTCCAGCtgctggggaaggaaagtggcTTCCATGGGGTCGAAAACGGCCCAGTTAAACTAATCTGGCCATCCAGAAAGATGACATTAGCTTTACATCCTGCTTATTTGTTCCGATGGCTGAAAGCCTTGATGCCCGGTCACTCACGCTGGTGATGACGTTTGGTACAATTGCGGGTTACGCTTGGAGTCGGAGACGTGACTGATCTTGTCAATCAAGCTGGACTTGGGTGTAAAGACACGAAATTTTCGTTTGGAAACccatctattatattaatctaggTTGTAGTATCTGGGGGCAATACAGTGGAGTAACAACCGAATATTGGTGTTTTGATCTGCTGGATAGCATGGACTGCTGTTCGTAGTAGGTGATAGTTCCAGTCACTCTGGCAGGTCATCATCTGGGACATCGTCAAGTTCTTGCCCTGCTTCCCAAGCTTCCAGCCATTCTGCCAACCTCCTGGGGGGGCCGGGTTGATCAGCGAACATTCCGTGGAAGTTCTGGATCTTATACGGAGCGCCCTTAAATCCGCGTGCTGGATACCAGGCGAGATCAGGATCACATCCTTTCCACTGAACCTGATATTGTAGCTTTCCTCTAGATATTCGTGAAGCTAAGATACGTTCCACTTCCCATTCTCGCTCGTCGATGGTGTTGCATGGGACCTTAGTGGGAAGATGATTCCTGGAGGAAGGCCTACTCTCCCTAGACCTTCCAACGTTTCTGGGCCCCTGGGTGGACGAAACGTCTGCAAGACGATGCGGCTCCTCGTCAAGGGAGAACCGAAACGGAGGTGCCTCGGGTTTATTTAGGGAATTTGGctcgaaagagaagaagtacGAGGTTCCGGACGCGCGGGTTTCGATAGTGAGGATAGCATGCCCAAAGATATCTTGGCTGCTGCAAGGCTCTGCAGACCGCTCAGATGCTGTGCCACGTAGCGGGTTCTCTGAACGTCCAGAAGATGCATGGTTGGCCACTTTCTCCGCAGGTCTATTTGCACGCCTGCCTCTCTTGGCGAGACGCGGGCTCTCTTCCGCGTCAGAGCAGTTGGGTCGGCGGACAGGTATAGCATCAAGGCCCGGATGGCAGTCGCGGGGTCGCTGGTTTCTTTGTTCCACGATTCGTGTCTGGGCAACTTCAAAGGCCCTTCGCCGTGGTGGCTTTGTGATCGCAGATGGAAGCTCGAGATTAGGGGCAACTTCTGCTACTTGATGATTCAATGCTTCCTCGGACTCCGCCGAACGAGACTGGTCTGACTCTGAACAGAGTTGGTTCTCTGCGCTGGATTCAATCACCGCAATTGAAAGTGATTGTCGATCGTTCGGAAGTAGTTCACATTCACTGATGGCTGGACTTGACACGTGCTGCTTCGACTGCTGCGGGACATTGCCCAAAATGttctgattattttcttGTCCCCCAATAGGCCTGTCAGTGCTCTCATTGTAAGGTACATGGCGTGATGGGGTGCTGCAAAAATTCATGTCATGATTGTCGTTCGGGGGACTCGAACAGCTCTGGTTGATTACGTTAGACTCGTCAGAGGTGGAAGGCTGTATATCTGCGAAAATAAATCAGATCGTTGCATAAAGCAGGTGTGTGTATGGGATGGACGCCCTTACCTAAGGAATGATCCTGCTCCTGTAGgtctggagatggagtgCACAAATGACCATTAAGACCTGTAGGGATTTCACTCCTTTCACGCGCTGTTGTAGTTCCGAAGGGGTCGGGGGCATCGGTCCTTTGTCTGGGGTTGGAGAGACACGAAGTTAGGGCTGCAGGCTGAACGTAAGTCAAATGACTTAAAGCGAAATACCAACATCTAAAAGTGCTGACTCACAGAATGTGGAGGCATCAAAAGCCTCGCTGCTGGCTTCTCTGTGCGTGCGCTGGCTGTCCATGGCGGAAAATGTTACCTGTGATGCTGCCTTCGCGAACTTGGACAACTCGACATCAAATGAATTCAGCCGCGCAAGGCTGCATGGAGAATCCCTCTCATGAGGACGGTCAAAAAGTGGAATACCGTTGCCGCgagggagggtggtgccGGCAGCTGTAcctggaaggaaagaaaggcatGGGCTTATAGGCTGGACAGAAAGAGCCGGCTCCGGCTGCAGTGATTTCGAGGGCTGCGGCCGGTAGAACTCGATATTCTCCAGATCTACCGGAGCCCTTCGTGGTGCTGGCTGGGTCATCGTGgagggatgggaagatggaCCCGGGAGATTCTCTGAGAAAGAATTTGAagtggaaaaaaaaagacaatggCTCACACAGCTTTCTGCGCAGACACGGACAAGGCCAGCTTTATAGCATAGCAGTTCAGCATCCAACCTTCAAGATTTGAGACGGCCAGGCGACCAGCGGAACTGCCCGGAAACTCGTAGATAGCCTCTCCGACTCTGATGCAGTCCCAATTAGCCCAGCAGATCCGAACGAATATTGGGCTCCTTGCCGCCAATAAGCCCgtccaacaacacctcagGAAATGCAGGCCGCACGGATCTCCCAGTTTGGGAACCCAATGACCCACCGTCGGGGCTGTGCCGTGTGTTATCGACCAGTAGATGCTGTCGAGGCAGTGACGGTGAAATTGGACGTATCATCGCCGTCGGACATTGATCGGTTGTCCGTTGGAGGGGAATGATCAGCAGAAAGGAGGCCCTCCCTCTTGTGTGCTTCCGTCACCGTACGAGGAAAAGTCGGGATGGGCAGGAGCAATTGAGGCATTTTTTTGATTGGTCTTGATAAGACAGCCTTGTCGAGGCGCATCATGAGATCCTGGAACGGACCACCTGAATGGCACGCTAGAGGGAATCTAGGCCTTGAGGTGGGATGGgggcttcttccccccaggCCATCCTCCGCCAGCCGACCTTGGAAGTTCACATGGAACGAAAGAACCGCCCAGGGCAAAGGAGACAGTGGTGGAAGTCAGAGGGAGTGGGGGTGAAGAGTCGTCGCCGCGGTGTGTACAGCCTGGT harbors:
- a CDS encoding uncharacterized protein (COG:S;~EggNog:ENOG410PUUG;~InterPro:IPR011009) yields the protein MANSSPPDYKALFLRAEEERQRQAELRRQAEERQRQAEQERDQEREQTRRTTFAELIRYCHNYTSLCLRVESPSRSTTGTVPAPKGKRCPLQLLPWTECTAIQQEIYHSVCTYLAPPKQPAAQLFPSRTVLKGFGEEFKKRAISSEQDLQSYERFGVENHVRDIIAELCKIHAAREEFQLGNGIQFDNHANALDAIDTGQSKTDKSANSRPDQYCIHRVDGDQSTIIMTVEYKPPHKLSVQNLRAGLRPMRFWNEVVRPDSVPSEGPEKLRYNATWLTGSAVVQEYHVMLQEGLEYSYLTNGFAIVLLRVPYDDPGTLYYHLCEPNMEINADNKLSSLQQPLTAVARVLCLCLMSFRSQYRDQEWRNATKKLPEWKTSFDHTRSQIPGSELQQNPPDSEYTVSEYTSSEPTTSEYIPSSSPVPPPADARRIPTRSRASCASPNMILRDDSDSDADQAPGRRKRGFSEIQSSPSSPSAQRSTRLAGYQYTPSGSQGQQHTAQFCTQKCLRSLQQGGQLDENCPNIFLHRQGGRSSKHLINAAMLIRQLKQQLDENIDRDCTPMGGCGKSGAPFKVTYTAYGYTMVGKGTTSQRWDVVRREVDVYRVLSQVQGSAVPVFLGAINLAKSYYLHGAGEIRHMLIMAWGGEPIGHDQTYALEIARSKKEIYSLGVLHHDLRRDNILWNAELGRALIIDFHWSELKHQPMRKRADLRRKRQCIVEARELKRVRAV
- a CDS encoding NUDIX hydrolase (COG:L;~EggNog:ENOG410PS5H;~InterPro:IPR015797,IPR000086;~PFAM:PF00293;~go_function: GO:0016787 - hydrolase activity [Evidence IEA]); translation: MSNEMNTLELAGCPGHDIPISSIELWCVHGDCDYHWLITYTHPSGSTTSVSREKNISIKWIQDIPREKAIATIIFPVTYKCPDLRGIASHIWNSYEDCDYRCTEFVYVLLWDYKRREFIRDTEDQVQNLLCRMDAVQEEMSAFQVPQHLEQFRRPLSEAPSDLEVGVLIFSPLKDRVLLVKRSERVSHKDTWECPGGAVERSDKSIVHGAVRECREKIQLHISAFLDVMQDVWPKGNRQVCKFIFIVNVHESKEPEQLLTKVVLNPAEHQQFRWATRMEIENMGAALFLPKQKGIILDAFEFLGTLGW
- a CDS encoding uncharacterized protein (COG:S;~EggNog:ENOG410PXXJ;~TransMembrane:1 (o6-23i)), translating into MALLPYFVLSFLFFFLSLFYVTFHSSNNRVMSAAAAVSQLRGLLEKANLLIPKISKIYPNEEQWEALGDISKSLTTTATRIENAIRASKESRAERAWKESEKLRSHALACKGELLTNGRLKQPPVFRRNITTIFEGPKDSKFDSEDVKVRKALTRQRCEQIRQLSPSGVISWAMAYAPSLWAAGSMSMEVFTCLLDDIEPDQCPPWPSIIGETLHMLLDDEEFLSASLEYREFLKAFDCLPDVRLDRPRKRSRLDNGHSEGRTQMSQTSPFDEKREMKHMYTNPDPVCIDRLPEPFQTAVRESRLWKWERSQGMKTTGCLSTLFPMDNTQDVSLTIWCGNAEAYNINDEFELELAASSQHLK
- a CDS encoding uncharacterized protein (COG:T;~EggNog:ENOG410PUMK;~InterPro:IPR000719,IPR011009;~go_function: GO:0004672 - protein kinase activity [Evidence IEA];~go_function: GO:0005524 - ATP binding [Evidence IEA];~go_process: GO:0006468 - protein phosphorylation [Evidence IEA]), whose amino-acid sequence is MDIKRQFPGVYWVWGGGISFVYEVHPLIVVKVPKSGQEEREKFRKELKIYEILSQHPPCPSLVECFHYTPDGIFLEYMRDISLAYRRQFNLTRDHKTRVVTEVGELEPLAIRKLWMNDLAQGVAFLGSLNLAHGDLRPENVLLDRNRLKLSDFDCTAEFGTDFETCPCPYGRLLNGNEADQGIPGTAGFLGPRTEQFALGSLYYLINYGFEVYDDQCLADDPYEHGPKVMDLLQDMKFPKLDGDPLIDDIIDKCWHNQYRTLADLATHVETLLKESPSDALIQETASTPGWRKAIDSILRRLWYSPGAQWRSNGEVINGDDYYKVDQNHSGEHFSSKQRFCQDLEKRGLLRLLTLSKPTELGFSMEHRHLSPTTPAN